From Tubulanus polymorphus chromosome 9, tnTubPoly1.2, whole genome shotgun sequence, a single genomic window includes:
- the LOC141911108 gene encoding uncharacterized protein LOC141911108 isoform X1, whose translation MIDKIVFFVLMWAIVNCSPVAIQQGGDDDDKACIKDTVKQMVDCMMGAYDDLQSLGSFDVMKILQTGDHDTMLKICEGGTFDEIVMCTEMALETCPAIVAASGGSRNDINNAKQSIDYMCRNHDELLEVLPCYQKSAKALENCRKRANEIRREDDRHAECRGLEWEIACSIGVVSNRRECKLNAVAFLSDLEKRQRPLACKNPDEDNHVVTYQPIDDGPKQEHEIKEVEPSEEEEPEFKAGESKNTDNYKRNGSMTLTPSFIVVLVCCCYVSLILRRTSELSSG comes from the exons ATGATTGATAAGATCGTGTTTTTCGTCCTGATGTGGG CAATAGTGAATTGTTCCCCGGTTGCTATACAACAAGGCGGCGATGACGACGACAAAGCTTGTATAAAAGATACGGTAAAACAGATGGTAGATTGCATGATGGGCGCCTATGATGATCTACAAAGTTTGGGCAGTTTTGACGTCATGAAAATATTACAGACCGGTGACCACGATACGATGCTTAAAATATGCGA AGGTGggacatttgatgaaatagtcATGTGTACTGAGATGGCCCTGGAAACGTGTCCCGCAATAGTAGCGGCTTCGGGTGGTAGTCGCAATGATATCAATAATGCTAAGCAATCTATAGACTATATGTGCCGTAATCACGACG AGTTGTTGGAAGTTTTGCCGTGTTATCAAAAGTCCGCGAAAGCTTTGGAAAATTGCAGAAAAAGAGCTAATGAAATACGTAGAGAGGACGACCGACACGCTGAATGCAG AGGTCTGGAGTGGGAGATAGCTTGCAGTATCGGCGTTGTGTCCAATCGACGTGAATGCAAATTAAACGCAGTTGCATTCCTGTCCGACCTAGAAAAACGTCAACGCCCCCTAGCGTGCAAGAATCCAGATGAGGATAATCACGTGGTTACCTACCAGCCAATCGACGACGGTCCTAAACAGGAGCACGAGATAAAGGAGGTTGAACCATCAGAGGAAGAGGAACCAGAATTCAAAGCAGGCGAATCTAAAAACACGGATAACTACAAGCGAAACGGATCAATGACCTTGACACCTTCATTTATCGTGGTGTTGGTGTGCTGCTGTTACGTGAGTCTTATTCTTCGGAGAACAAGTGAATTAAGTTCCGGCTAG
- the LOC141911108 gene encoding uncharacterized protein LOC141911108 isoform X2: MIDKIVFFVLMWAIVNCSPVAIQQGGDDDDKACIKDTVKQMVDCMMGAYDDLQSLGSFDVMKILQTGDHDTMLKICEGGTFDEIVMCTEMALETCPAIVAASGGSRNDINNAKQSIDYMCRNHDELLEVLPCYQKSAKALENCRKRANEIRREDDRHAECRGLEWEIACSIGVVSNRRECKLNAVAFLSDLEKRQRPLACKNPDEDNHVVTYQPIDDGPKQEHEIKEVEPSEEEEPEFKAGESKNTDNYKRNGSMTLTPSFIVVLVCCCYL; the protein is encoded by the exons ATGATTGATAAGATCGTGTTTTTCGTCCTGATGTGGG CAATAGTGAATTGTTCCCCGGTTGCTATACAACAAGGCGGCGATGACGACGACAAAGCTTGTATAAAAGATACGGTAAAACAGATGGTAGATTGCATGATGGGCGCCTATGATGATCTACAAAGTTTGGGCAGTTTTGACGTCATGAAAATATTACAGACCGGTGACCACGATACGATGCTTAAAATATGCGA AGGTGggacatttgatgaaatagtcATGTGTACTGAGATGGCCCTGGAAACGTGTCCCGCAATAGTAGCGGCTTCGGGTGGTAGTCGCAATGATATCAATAATGCTAAGCAATCTATAGACTATATGTGCCGTAATCACGACG AGTTGTTGGAAGTTTTGCCGTGTTATCAAAAGTCCGCGAAAGCTTTGGAAAATTGCAGAAAAAGAGCTAATGAAATACGTAGAGAGGACGACCGACACGCTGAATGCAG AGGTCTGGAGTGGGAGATAGCTTGCAGTATCGGCGTTGTGTCCAATCGACGTGAATGCAAATTAAACGCAGTTGCATTCCTGTCCGACCTAGAAAAACGTCAACGCCCCCTAGCGTGCAAGAATCCAGATGAGGATAATCACGTGGTTACCTACCAGCCAATCGACGACGGTCCTAAACAGGAGCACGAGATAAAGGAGGTTGAACCATCAGAGGAAGAGGAACCAGAATTCAAAGCAGGCGAATCTAAAAACACGGATAACTACAAGCGAAACGGATCAATGACCTTGACACCTTCATTTATCGTGGTGTTGGTGTGCTGCTGTTAC CTGTAA